The Pseudodesulfovibrio sediminis genome includes the window GGTGCGGCGCAAGACCATCAACGAGCGATACGGCTCGCTCATCGAGGCGCTCTATACAGATGCCTGCGCCATGAATCTGGAAACCGAAATCACCTACCAGGATGGCCGGGTGCGAGAGATATGCGGTGCTATCCGCATTGAGGACATGGAGGCCTAAGTGGAATATTATCTGCAACTTATCGTTAACGGTCTGGTTGTCGGGAGTATTTACTCTCTGGTGGCACTCGGATTCGTCATCATCTACAAGGCCACCAAGGTCGTGAACTTTGCCCAGGGCGAGCTGGTCATGGTCGGTGCGTACATGTGCTTTGCCCTGACCGTTCAGTTCCATATCCCGTTCATCTGGGCCTTCTTCATCACGCTCGGCTTTTCGGTGCTGCTGGGGCTGGCCATCGAGCGCATGGTGCTCCGACCACTCATCGGCGAGGAGCATATCTCCGTCATCATGGTCACGGTGGGCATGAGCTCGGTGCTCAAATCCCTGGTCCAGCTTTTCTGGGGCACGCAGATCAAGGTCTACCCTCAGGTACTGCCGACCGATCCCATCATGATCGCAGGGCTGCCGGTTGCTCCGGTCTACATCGCGGCGTTCTGCCTGTCAGTGGTCCTGTTCCTGATTTTCTCCGTTTTCTTCAAATATTCGCGCACCGGCATTGCCATGCGTGCCACGGCCTTTGATCAGCAGGCCGCCCAATCCATGGGAATCGGCATCAAGAACATCTTTGCCATGAGCTGGTGCATCGCCTGCATCGTGTCTGCCGTGGGCGGCGTGATCCTCGGCAACATCAACGGCATCAACTCCCACATCGGCCATCTCGGTCTCAAGGTCTTTCCGGCGGTTATCCTCGGCGGTCTTGATTCCCTGCTCGGTGCAGCCCTTGGCGGGTTGATCATCGGCGTGCTGGAAAATGTCTGTGACGGGGCGGCGCGGCAACTGCTCGGCCTCGGAGGATTCAGGGAAGTCGCGGCCTTTATCGTGCTTGTCGTCATCCTCATGATCAAACCCTATGGTCTCTTCGGGACCAAGGAAATCGAGAGGGTGTAGTCATGCAGGGTAAATGCGGTCTCTTTTTCACTTCGTACAAAGGCGAAGCCCAGATATTCCAGTCGGGCTTTCAGAAGATCATGATTGTTCTGTTGAT containing:
- a CDS encoding branched-chain amino acid ABC transporter permease; the protein is MEYYLQLIVNGLVVGSIYSLVALGFVIIYKATKVVNFAQGELVMVGAYMCFALTVQFHIPFIWAFFITLGFSVLLGLAIERMVLRPLIGEEHISVIMVTVGMSSVLKSLVQLFWGTQIKVYPQVLPTDPIMIAGLPVAPVYIAAFCLSVVLFLIFSVFFKYSRTGIAMRATAFDQQAAQSMGIGIKNIFAMSWCIACIVSAVGGVILGNINGINSHIGHLGLKVFPAVILGGLDSLLGAALGGLIIGVLENVCDGAARQLLGLGGFREVAAFIVLVVILMIKPYGLFGTKEIERV